One Micropterus dolomieu isolate WLL.071019.BEF.003 ecotype Adirondacks linkage group LG23, ASM2129224v1, whole genome shotgun sequence DNA window includes the following coding sequences:
- the hnrnpl gene encoding heterogeneous nuclear ribonucleoprotein L isoform X1 → MTTESYDDPHKPLPSPVVHIRGLVDGIMEADLVEALQEFGAISYVVMMPKKRQALVEYEDMNGSCNAVTYAAENQVYIAGHPAFINYSTSQKISRPGDSDDTRSVNNVLLLTIINPIYPITTDVLYTICNNCGPVQRIVIFRKNGVQAMVEFDSVQSAQRAKASLNGADIYSGCCTLKIEYAKPARLNVFKNDQDTWDYTNPNLSGQDADGEGNWNNSQDPNANPNKRQRQPALLGDHPPDYGGPQGGYHSYNDDNYGPPPPHRMGPGIAGRGRGSQRYGPGYGPPPPEYGPHADSPVLMVYGLEPSKINADKVFNIFCLYGNVERIKFMKSKPGAAMVEMGDCYSVDRAITHLNNNFLFGQKLNVCVSKQQAIVPGQCYQLDDNTSSFKDFHGSRNNRFTSPEQAAKNRIQHPSNVLHFFNAQPDISVEIFNQVCDELGIKSPASVKLFTGKSERSSSGLLEWESINDAMEALAMMNHYQMKNPSGPYPYTLKLCFSTTHHAN, encoded by the exons TTATGTGGTTATGATGCCCAAGAAGCGCCAGGCCCTGGTGGAGTATGAGGACATGAATGGCTCCTGCAATGCTGTTACATATGCAGCAGAGAACCAGGTTTACATTGCAGGCCACCCTGCCTTCATCAATTACTCCACTAGCCAAAAGATCTCCCGGCCAGGAGACTCAGATGACACCCGGAGCGTCAACAATGTGCTGCTGCTCACGATCATAAACCCCATCTATCCTATCACCACG GATGTGCTCTACACCATTTGTAACAACTGTGGTCCTGTACAGAGGATCGTCATCTTCAGAAAGAATGGTGTTCAGGCCATGGTCGA ATTTGATTCGGTCCAAAGTGCCCAGAGGGCCAAAGCCTCTCTGAATGGGGCAGACATCTATTCTGGTTGCTGCACTCTTAAGATTGAATATGCCAAG CCAGCACGCCTCAATGTCTTCAAGAATGACCAGGACACGTGGGACTATACAAACCCCAACCTCAGTGGCCAAG ATGCTGATGGTGAAGGCAATTGGAACAATtcacaag atCCCAATGCCAATCCCAACAAACGCCAGAGGCAGCCTGCTCTTTTAGGAGACCATCCACCTGATTATG GAGGCCCTCAAGGAGGTTATCATAGCTACAATGACGACAACTACGgtccccctcctcctcaccGCATGGGTCCAGGTATAGCTGGGCGTGGTCGTGGTAGCCAGCGCTATGGCCCTGGATATGGGCCACCACCCCCTGAGTACGGTCCTCACGCTGACTCCCCAGTTCTTATGGTATATGGCCTTGAGCCCTCTAAGATCAACGCTGACAAAGTCTTCAACATCTTCTGCCTCTATGGAAATGTAGAGAGG attAAGTTCATGAAGAGTAAGCCTGGAGCCGCAATGGTGGAGATGGGAGATTGTTACTCTGTGGACAGGGCAATCACTCACCTCAACAACAACTTCCTTTTCGGACAGAAACTCAACGTTTG TGTGTCCAAGCAGCAGGCTATTGTGCCAGGACAGTGCTACCAGTTAGATGACAACACCAGCAGTTTCAAAGATTTCCATGGATCCCGCAACAACCGCTTCACTTCCCCTGAGCAGGCAGCCAAGAACCGAATCCAGCACCCCAGCAACGTCTTACACTTCTTTAACGCACAGCCCGACATCTCTGTGGAGATCTTCAACCAG GTCTGCGATGAACTCGGAATTAAGAGCCCCGCAAGTGTTAAACTTTTCACCGGAAAGA GTGAGCGAAGTTCATCTGGCCTTCTGGAGTGGGAATCCATCAATGATGCCATGGAAGCCCTAGCTATGATGAACCATTACCAGATGAAAAACCCTA GTGGGCCTTACCCTTATACACTGAAGTTGTGTTTCTCAACCACACACCATGCCAACTAA
- the hnrnpl gene encoding heterogeneous nuclear ribonucleoprotein L isoform X2: protein MTTESYDDPHKPLPSPVVHIRGLVDGIMEADLVEALQEFGAISYVVMMPKKRQALVEYEDMNGSCNAVTYAAENQVYIAGHPAFINYSTSQKISRPGDSDDTRSVNNVLLLTIINPIYPITTDVLYTICNNCGPVQRIVIFRKNGVQAMVEFDSVQSAQRAKASLNGADIYSGCCTLKIEYAKPARLNVFKNDQDTWDYTNPNLSGQDPNANPNKRQRQPALLGDHPPDYGGPQGGYHSYNDDNYGPPPPHRMGPGIAGRGRGSQRYGPGYGPPPPEYGPHADSPVLMVYGLEPSKINADKVFNIFCLYGNVERIKFMKSKPGAAMVEMGDCYSVDRAITHLNNNFLFGQKLNVCVSKQQAIVPGQCYQLDDNTSSFKDFHGSRNNRFTSPEQAAKNRIQHPSNVLHFFNAQPDISVEIFNQVCDELGIKSPASVKLFTGKSERSSSGLLEWESINDAMEALAMMNHYQMKNPSGPYPYTLKLCFSTTHHAN, encoded by the exons TTATGTGGTTATGATGCCCAAGAAGCGCCAGGCCCTGGTGGAGTATGAGGACATGAATGGCTCCTGCAATGCTGTTACATATGCAGCAGAGAACCAGGTTTACATTGCAGGCCACCCTGCCTTCATCAATTACTCCACTAGCCAAAAGATCTCCCGGCCAGGAGACTCAGATGACACCCGGAGCGTCAACAATGTGCTGCTGCTCACGATCATAAACCCCATCTATCCTATCACCACG GATGTGCTCTACACCATTTGTAACAACTGTGGTCCTGTACAGAGGATCGTCATCTTCAGAAAGAATGGTGTTCAGGCCATGGTCGA ATTTGATTCGGTCCAAAGTGCCCAGAGGGCCAAAGCCTCTCTGAATGGGGCAGACATCTATTCTGGTTGCTGCACTCTTAAGATTGAATATGCCAAG CCAGCACGCCTCAATGTCTTCAAGAATGACCAGGACACGTGGGACTATACAAACCCCAACCTCAGTGGCCAAG atCCCAATGCCAATCCCAACAAACGCCAGAGGCAGCCTGCTCTTTTAGGAGACCATCCACCTGATTATG GAGGCCCTCAAGGAGGTTATCATAGCTACAATGACGACAACTACGgtccccctcctcctcaccGCATGGGTCCAGGTATAGCTGGGCGTGGTCGTGGTAGCCAGCGCTATGGCCCTGGATATGGGCCACCACCCCCTGAGTACGGTCCTCACGCTGACTCCCCAGTTCTTATGGTATATGGCCTTGAGCCCTCTAAGATCAACGCTGACAAAGTCTTCAACATCTTCTGCCTCTATGGAAATGTAGAGAGG attAAGTTCATGAAGAGTAAGCCTGGAGCCGCAATGGTGGAGATGGGAGATTGTTACTCTGTGGACAGGGCAATCACTCACCTCAACAACAACTTCCTTTTCGGACAGAAACTCAACGTTTG TGTGTCCAAGCAGCAGGCTATTGTGCCAGGACAGTGCTACCAGTTAGATGACAACACCAGCAGTTTCAAAGATTTCCATGGATCCCGCAACAACCGCTTCACTTCCCCTGAGCAGGCAGCCAAGAACCGAATCCAGCACCCCAGCAACGTCTTACACTTCTTTAACGCACAGCCCGACATCTCTGTGGAGATCTTCAACCAG GTCTGCGATGAACTCGGAATTAAGAGCCCCGCAAGTGTTAAACTTTTCACCGGAAAGA GTGAGCGAAGTTCATCTGGCCTTCTGGAGTGGGAATCCATCAATGATGCCATGGAAGCCCTAGCTATGATGAACCATTACCAGATGAAAAACCCTA GTGGGCCTTACCCTTATACACTGAAGTTGTGTTTCTCAACCACACACCATGCCAACTAA
- the hnrnpl gene encoding heterogeneous nuclear ribonucleoprotein L isoform X3 yields MTLINRYPPQWCTSGAWWTVSWRLTWWRPCRSLGPSGTNRQLRRYVVMMPKKRQALVEYEDMNGSCNAVTYAAENQVYIAGHPAFINYSTSQKISRPGDSDDTRSVNNVLLLTIINPIYPITTDVLYTICNNCGPVQRIVIFRKNGVQAMVEFDSVQSAQRAKASLNGADIYSGCCTLKIEYAKPARLNVFKNDQDTWDYTNPNLSGQDADGEGNWNNSQDPNANPNKRQRQPALLGDHPPDYGGPQGGYHSYNDDNYGPPPPHRMGPGIAGRGRGSQRYGPGYGPPPPEYGPHADSPVLMVYGLEPSKINADKVFNIFCLYGNVERIKFMKSKPGAAMVEMGDCYSVDRAITHLNNNFLFGQKLNVCVSKQQAIVPGQCYQLDDNTSSFKDFHGSRNNRFTSPEQAAKNRIQHPSNVLHFFNAQPDISVEIFNQVCDELGIKSPASVKLFTGKSERSSSGLLEWESINDAMEALAMMNHYQMKNPSGPYPYTLKLCFSTTHHAN; encoded by the exons TTATGTGGTTATGATGCCCAAGAAGCGCCAGGCCCTGGTGGAGTATGAGGACATGAATGGCTCCTGCAATGCTGTTACATATGCAGCAGAGAACCAGGTTTACATTGCAGGCCACCCTGCCTTCATCAATTACTCCACTAGCCAAAAGATCTCCCGGCCAGGAGACTCAGATGACACCCGGAGCGTCAACAATGTGCTGCTGCTCACGATCATAAACCCCATCTATCCTATCACCACG GATGTGCTCTACACCATTTGTAACAACTGTGGTCCTGTACAGAGGATCGTCATCTTCAGAAAGAATGGTGTTCAGGCCATGGTCGA ATTTGATTCGGTCCAAAGTGCCCAGAGGGCCAAAGCCTCTCTGAATGGGGCAGACATCTATTCTGGTTGCTGCACTCTTAAGATTGAATATGCCAAG CCAGCACGCCTCAATGTCTTCAAGAATGACCAGGACACGTGGGACTATACAAACCCCAACCTCAGTGGCCAAG ATGCTGATGGTGAAGGCAATTGGAACAATtcacaag atCCCAATGCCAATCCCAACAAACGCCAGAGGCAGCCTGCTCTTTTAGGAGACCATCCACCTGATTATG GAGGCCCTCAAGGAGGTTATCATAGCTACAATGACGACAACTACGgtccccctcctcctcaccGCATGGGTCCAGGTATAGCTGGGCGTGGTCGTGGTAGCCAGCGCTATGGCCCTGGATATGGGCCACCACCCCCTGAGTACGGTCCTCACGCTGACTCCCCAGTTCTTATGGTATATGGCCTTGAGCCCTCTAAGATCAACGCTGACAAAGTCTTCAACATCTTCTGCCTCTATGGAAATGTAGAGAGG attAAGTTCATGAAGAGTAAGCCTGGAGCCGCAATGGTGGAGATGGGAGATTGTTACTCTGTGGACAGGGCAATCACTCACCTCAACAACAACTTCCTTTTCGGACAGAAACTCAACGTTTG TGTGTCCAAGCAGCAGGCTATTGTGCCAGGACAGTGCTACCAGTTAGATGACAACACCAGCAGTTTCAAAGATTTCCATGGATCCCGCAACAACCGCTTCACTTCCCCTGAGCAGGCAGCCAAGAACCGAATCCAGCACCCCAGCAACGTCTTACACTTCTTTAACGCACAGCCCGACATCTCTGTGGAGATCTTCAACCAG GTCTGCGATGAACTCGGAATTAAGAGCCCCGCAAGTGTTAAACTTTTCACCGGAAAGA GTGAGCGAAGTTCATCTGGCCTTCTGGAGTGGGAATCCATCAATGATGCCATGGAAGCCCTAGCTATGATGAACCATTACCAGATGAAAAACCCTA GTGGGCCTTACCCTTATACACTGAAGTTGTGTTTCTCAACCACACACCATGCCAACTAA